In Sphingobium sp. EP60837, one genomic interval encodes:
- the hsh3 gene encoding 7-beta-hydroxysteroid dehydratase Hsh3: MEKLICALWAPEGESRGDYAERLKSTLPAALKAAGADGIRLNLRDATVEPASSLIQQWQERQQDAVVQFWLPTANAHFRGQIDAALADHSVRFEAWVVAESTIIPNKDHAPQAGSRTWGWSQASFISFRPDMSWDDAVAHWHHHHTRVAIDTQANFEYVQNIIVRALTPNAPDYDAFVEECFPLEAMTDAPVFFDAVGDEAKFSHNTKEMADSCAGFIDFSRIDIIPTSQFDYAHLDR; this comes from the coding sequence ATGGAAAAGCTGATCTGCGCCCTGTGGGCGCCGGAAGGTGAAAGCCGCGGCGACTATGCCGAACGCCTGAAATCCACCCTCCCCGCCGCGCTCAAGGCGGCCGGGGCAGACGGCATCCGCCTGAACCTGCGTGATGCCACGGTAGAGCCTGCATCCTCGCTCATCCAGCAGTGGCAGGAACGCCAGCAGGACGCCGTGGTCCAATTCTGGCTCCCCACCGCCAACGCCCATTTCCGTGGACAGATCGACGCCGCTCTGGCCGATCATAGCGTCCGGTTTGAAGCGTGGGTCGTTGCTGAATCTACCATCATCCCCAACAAGGATCATGCGCCGCAGGCCGGATCACGCACCTGGGGCTGGTCGCAGGCCAGCTTCATTTCCTTCCGCCCCGACATGAGCTGGGACGATGCGGTCGCCCATTGGCACCACCATCACACCCGGGTCGCCATCGATACGCAGGCGAATTTCGAATATGTCCAAAACATCATCGTCCGCGCGCTGACCCCCAACGCGCCTGACTATGATGCCTTTGTCGAGGAATGCTTCCCCCTGGAAGCGATGACCGACGCGCCCGTCTTCTTCGACGCCGTTGGCGACGAAGCCAAGTTCTCGCATAATACAAAGGAAATGGCAGACAGCTGCGCCGGGTTCATCGATTTCTCGAGAATCGACATCATCCCCACCAGCCAGTTCGACTACGCTCATCTCGACCGGTAG
- a CDS encoding cyclase family protein, which produces MPRWVNRPEGSNWGDFAEDDQIGRMNLLTPERRRAAMAEVQDGIAFTLSLPLNVPSIPFAPFRQPPQLSAACDEEGGMFNRLDPDGQETTCDDRVLLYTQHSTQWDALSHRGRAFDADGDGVAELVYYNGFRAGDDVSGPVGQTGATCAHALGIETLATAGVQGRGVMVNLKAAYGIESRAVTRDDLLRAMDAQRVELRPGDFLLLYTGFDRLVLDREARGDDTPLTLAGCALDGSDESLLQWITDSDIVAICSDNVAIEALGAILSPEPPPIRLPIHDLCLFRQGIFLGELWYLEELAAWLGERQRHAFLLTAPPLRLPGSVGSPVTPVATV; this is translated from the coding sequence ATGCCGCGATGGGTGAACAGGCCCGAAGGTTCCAACTGGGGCGACTTTGCCGAGGACGACCAGATCGGCCGCATGAACCTGCTGACCCCAGAGCGCCGCCGCGCTGCAATGGCGGAAGTCCAGGACGGTATCGCGTTCACGCTCAGCCTTCCGCTCAACGTGCCCAGCATCCCTTTCGCGCCCTTCCGCCAGCCGCCGCAGCTAAGCGCGGCCTGCGATGAAGAAGGCGGCATGTTCAACCGTCTCGATCCGGACGGCCAAGAAACCACCTGCGACGACCGGGTGCTACTCTACACCCAACATTCCACGCAGTGGGACGCTCTGTCGCACCGTGGCCGGGCCTTCGACGCGGATGGGGACGGGGTCGCCGAACTCGTCTATTATAACGGCTTCCGCGCCGGCGACGACGTCAGCGGCCCCGTCGGGCAAACGGGCGCCACGTGCGCTCATGCACTCGGCATAGAGACACTCGCGACCGCAGGCGTGCAGGGTCGGGGCGTGATGGTCAATCTCAAAGCCGCCTATGGTATAGAAAGCCGCGCCGTCACCCGGGACGATCTGCTGCGCGCAATGGATGCGCAGCGGGTGGAACTGCGCCCCGGCGACTTCCTGCTACTCTATACCGGCTTTGACCGCCTGGTCCTCGACCGGGAGGCGCGCGGCGATGACACGCCACTGACCCTAGCAGGGTGCGCGCTCGACGGCAGCGACGAAAGCCTGCTGCAATGGATCACGGACAGCGACATCGTCGCCATCTGTTCAGACAATGTCGCGATCGAAGCACTTGGCGCCATTCTCTCGCCCGAACCGCCGCCAATCCGCCTCCCCATCCATGACCTTTGCCTTTTCCGTCAGGGCATCTTCCTGGGCGAGCTATGGTATCTGGAAGAGCTGGCGGCCTGGCTGGGCGAACGGCAGCGCCACGCCTTCCTGCTCACCGCCCCGCCGCTGCGCTTGCCGGGCAGCGTGGGCTCTCCGGTGACGCCGGTCGCCACTGTCTGA
- a CDS encoding nuclear transport factor 2 family protein, whose amino-acid sequence MLSLQEISDRLEIQDLLSRYSYAIDERNWDALDDVFTPDAVIDYSETGGAKGSVAQIKAWLPVAMERFPLFQHMVATTKLELEGDSARSRTVLFNPMVYQAEDGKEQVFFIGLWYRDKLVRTEQGWRIAERYEEMGYAHNVPDMPPIPPVEDVQVS is encoded by the coding sequence ATGCTGTCGCTTCAGGAAATTTCGGATCGGCTGGAGATTCAGGACCTTCTGTCCCGCTACAGCTATGCGATCGATGAACGGAACTGGGACGCGTTAGACGATGTGTTTACGCCGGACGCGGTGATCGACTATAGCGAAACCGGCGGGGCAAAAGGCAGCGTGGCGCAGATCAAGGCATGGCTACCTGTCGCGATGGAGCGATTCCCGCTGTTTCAGCATATGGTCGCGACGACCAAGCTGGAACTGGAGGGCGATAGCGCTCGCAGCCGCACGGTGCTGTTTAACCCGATGGTCTATCAGGCCGAGGACGGGAAAGAGCAGGTGTTCTTCATCGGCCTATGGTATCGCGACAAGCTGGTCCGCACGGAACAGGGTTGGCGGATCGCAGAGCGCTATGAAGAGATGGGTTATGCCCATAATGTGCCCGACATGCCGCCCATCCCGCCTGTTGAGGACGTCCAGGTTTCCTGA
- a CDS encoding SDR family NAD(P)-dependent oxidoreductase → MTALKGKVALITGAGQGIGQGVALALASEGVDLLLSGRTLEKVQETARLVEERGVRAIAVACNVKAADDLASAVDTAVRDLGGVDILVNNAQEVPLGLLDEVTDEAFLAGFESGPLATFRLMKLVRPHMERRGGGTIFNFTSSAGIRWDMSGYGCYGAIKQATRVLTRAGAAEWGRQNIRVLTIAPHAESPGLKMWIEHNPDEAKAFFRTIPLDRIGRLEEDIGRAIVALCGSDLSYLTGATIPLDGGQANFD, encoded by the coding sequence ATGACGGCTCTTAAAGGCAAAGTCGCCCTGATCACCGGGGCGGGACAGGGAATTGGCCAGGGCGTCGCGCTCGCTTTGGCCAGCGAAGGCGTCGATCTGCTGCTATCGGGCCGCACCCTTGAAAAAGTACAGGAAACCGCGCGCCTCGTCGAAGAACGCGGCGTGCGCGCCATTGCGGTCGCCTGCAATGTGAAGGCGGCGGACGATCTCGCATCGGCCGTCGATACCGCCGTGCGCGATCTTGGCGGCGTTGATATCCTGGTCAACAATGCGCAGGAAGTGCCGCTCGGCCTGCTCGACGAGGTGACCGACGAAGCTTTCCTGGCAGGTTTTGAATCCGGCCCGCTCGCCACCTTCCGCCTGATGAAGCTGGTCCGCCCGCACATGGAAAGGCGCGGCGGCGGCACCATCTTCAACTTCACCTCTTCCGCGGGCATCCGCTGGGACATGAGCGGCTACGGCTGCTATGGTGCGATCAAGCAGGCAACGCGGGTCCTCACCCGCGCTGGCGCAGCCGAATGGGGACGGCAGAATATCCGCGTCCTCACCATCGCGCCCCATGCGGAATCACCTGGCCTTAAAATGTGGATCGAACATAATCCGGACGAAGCGAAAGCCTTTTTCCGCACCATCCCGCTCGATCGCATCGGCCGGCTGGAGGAGGATATTGGCCGCGCCATCGTCGCCCTGTGCGGATCGGACCTGTCCTACCTCACTGGCGCCACCATCCCGCTCGACGGCGGCCAGGCCAATTTCGACTGA
- a CDS encoding sulfotransferase family protein produces MATQPDQTQTQPLEREALLQQARERAGLTDFGDLWFLEPMDHFIEASNREGRLTPVGREGTVEVIVKGLVSRLRMVEDIKRHPEILDEQVDVAGIILGLPRTGSTIFQRLLASAPGMTGLRWFEAQNIAPFPGEERGNPVERRAYAQAMIDGWLQLSPELASIHPLEPDAPDEEILVLGQMFVSTMIEGMNYVPSFTRWLNTYDQSKGHEDLKTILKYLQWQDPSRKGRKWILKSPSNLPYTEVVAKAFPDALLIMTHRDPLQTVPSYVSMQAALYKLSATLTDREVGEFWFPRLVEWMRMFEAARERIGEDRFIDIDYREVGKEPMAQAERVLTRMGIPVDAQLEEVLAEFLAGNKREQRPMHDYSLERFGLDEEAIKREFAAYRERYIL; encoded by the coding sequence ATGGCGACCCAGCCCGATCAGACCCAAACCCAGCCCCTCGAACGTGAGGCGCTGTTGCAGCAGGCGCGTGAAAGGGCCGGGCTCACCGACTTTGGCGACCTCTGGTTCCTGGAACCGATGGACCATTTTATCGAAGCCTCCAACCGCGAAGGGCGGCTGACGCCCGTTGGCCGCGAAGGCACGGTGGAAGTGATCGTCAAGGGCCTGGTCAGCCGTCTGCGCATGGTCGAGGACATCAAGCGCCATCCCGAAATCCTGGATGAACAGGTCGATGTCGCGGGCATCATCCTCGGCCTGCCGCGCACCGGCAGCACCATCTTCCAGCGCCTGCTTGCCAGCGCGCCGGGCATGACCGGCCTGCGCTGGTTCGAAGCGCAGAATATCGCGCCCTTCCCCGGCGAAGAGCGCGGCAACCCGGTCGAGCGCCGCGCCTATGCGCAGGCGATGATCGATGGCTGGCTCCAGCTGTCGCCCGAACTCGCCTCCATCCACCCCCTCGAACCCGATGCGCCAGACGAGGAAATCCTGGTGCTGGGCCAGATGTTCGTCAGCACCATGATCGAAGGCATGAACTATGTGCCCAGCTTCACCCGCTGGCTGAACACATATGACCAGTCGAAGGGGCATGAAGACCTCAAGACCATCCTCAAATATCTCCAGTGGCAGGACCCCTCGCGCAAAGGCCGCAAGTGGATTTTGAAGAGCCCATCCAACCTCCCTTATACCGAGGTCGTGGCCAAGGCTTTCCCCGACGCGCTGCTCATCATGACGCACCGCGACCCGCTCCAGACCGTCCCCTCCTATGTCTCGATGCAGGCGGCGCTCTATAAGCTCAGCGCGACGCTCACCGACCGGGAAGTAGGTGAATTCTGGTTCCCCCGCCTGGTCGAATGGATGCGCATGTTCGAAGCCGCGCGCGAACGGATCGGCGAAGACCGCTTCATCGATATCGACTATCGCGAAGTGGGCAAGGAGCCCATGGCACAGGCCGAGCGTGTCCTCACCCGCATGGGCATCCCCGTAGATGCGCAGCTTGAAGAAGTGCTGGCCGAATTCCTCGCCGGCAACAAGCGCGAACAGCGCCCGATGCACGACTATTCGCTCGAGCGCTTCGGCTTGGACGAAGAAGCGATCAAGCGCGAATTCGCCGCCTATCGCGAACGCTACATTCTCTGA
- a CDS encoding haloalkane dehalogenase, which yields MEVRPGILRTPDACFEGLPGYDFAPNYVEVEDARLGPLRMHYVDEGDRNAPVVLMLHGNPTWSYLYRHMIGPVVAAGYRVIAPDMIGFGKSDKPASRADYGFDRFVAWMRGFVEALDLKGITLVCQDWGGPIGLRVVAKCPDRFAAILAANTLLQNCDPPPLGVPDWPGEAIAAWVETCRTSEDLPLDLLVGRACVTDVPDEVLAAYAAPFPDASYKKGMLQITCGIPIAEDAEGLEANRATWRFLESWDKPFLTAFSDQDPATIAWEEVFQRRIPGAKGQPHTRISNGGHFVQEDQGPPLAQVLISFLRANN from the coding sequence ATGGAGGTCCGGCCCGGCATATTGCGCACGCCCGACGCCTGTTTCGAAGGACTGCCGGGCTATGACTTCGCACCCAATTATGTGGAGGTTGAGGATGCGCGCCTCGGGCCACTGCGCATGCATTATGTGGATGAAGGGGACCGCAATGCCCCCGTCGTCCTCATGCTGCACGGCAATCCGACGTGGAGCTATCTCTACCGCCACATGATCGGCCCTGTCGTGGCGGCGGGCTATCGCGTCATCGCGCCCGACATGATCGGCTTCGGCAAGTCCGACAAGCCCGCCAGCCGCGCCGACTATGGCTTCGACCGCTTCGTTGCCTGGATGCGCGGCTTCGTCGAAGCGCTCGATCTTAAGGGTATCACCCTTGTCTGCCAGGATTGGGGCGGTCCCATCGGCCTGCGCGTCGTTGCAAAATGTCCCGACCGCTTCGCCGCGATCCTCGCCGCCAATACGCTGCTGCAAAATTGCGACCCGCCGCCGCTCGGCGTGCCCGACTGGCCGGGCGAGGCGATCGCCGCCTGGGTCGAAACCTGCCGCACCAGCGAGGATCTTCCGCTGGACCTGCTCGTCGGCCGCGCCTGCGTCACCGATGTGCCTGATGAAGTACTCGCCGCCTACGCCGCCCCTTTCCCCGACGCCTCCTACAAAAAAGGCATGCTCCAGATCACCTGCGGCATCCCGATCGCCGAAGACGCCGAAGGGCTGGAAGCAAACCGCGCTACCTGGCGTTTCCTCGAAAGCTGGGACAAGCCTTTCCTAACCGCCTTCAGCGATCAGGACCCGGCCACGATCGCCTGGGAAGAGGTTTTCCAACGCCGCATTCCCGGCGCAAAGGGCCAGCCCCACACACGCATCAGCAACGGCGGCCACTTCGTGCAGGAGGATCAGGGGCCGCCCTTAGCGCAAGTGCTGATCAGCTTTCTACGGGCCAATAACTAA
- a CDS encoding VOC family protein: MGIFGAIDQTGILVQDLDASISRWITHSGVGPWTVFRNVRLDGSYRGEPTVVTMDVGLSYQGEMQIELIQVTNDAPSPYRGDDGRPLLGLHHLARIVDDLDAAVDAAVAGGMEVSFTAQNPTTRVAYLQVPGEPGQLFEFICGADMRALCEAGIAASRSWDGKNPVTVIDFAVV, encoded by the coding sequence TTGGGCATATTCGGTGCGATCGACCAAACGGGCATATTGGTCCAGGACCTCGACGCCAGCATCAGCCGCTGGATCACCCATTCAGGCGTCGGGCCGTGGACGGTCTTCCGCAATGTGAGGCTGGACGGCAGCTATCGCGGTGAGCCTACCGTCGTCACGATGGATGTGGGCCTCTCCTATCAGGGCGAGATGCAGATCGAACTTATACAAGTCACGAACGACGCGCCGTCACCCTATCGGGGCGATGATGGACGGCCCCTGCTTGGCCTCCATCATCTTGCGCGCATTGTCGATGACCTCGACGCGGCTGTGGATGCTGCCGTTGCGGGTGGCATGGAAGTCTCGTTCACCGCGCAAAATCCTACAACGCGCGTGGCTTATCTCCAAGTGCCCGGCGAGCCCGGCCAGTTGTTCGAATTCATCTGCGGCGCGGATATGCGCGCCCTGTGCGAAGCGGGCATCGCCGCTTCGCGGTCATGGGACGGCAAAAATCCAGTGACTGTGATTGATTTCGCTGTGGTGTGA
- a CDS encoding helix-turn-helix transcriptional regulator: MAQQALIETGGAARAPAEPWTVLAAAASSVARVELRRYELPSPNEMWELDDAPILSFVMPRAEGTQGEIMFDLGDRRRHKVGRLLLRPGGIAMHSRGDGGMLDILACRFDPVRFAAVTGLAEWDSRRLSHCASIHSPILMTLAERLKQETVAPGFGSEMAVEALVQLMMVEVARLFRRKPVHEAGQGGLAPWQLARIEEALRSSDGEWPTTQVLASLCGISRSHLSRSFAATAGAALSDYAAAIRIERAQDMIRGGALPMNRIAETLGFATASAFSAAFRRATGMTPRAFRRGFH; the protein is encoded by the coding sequence ATGGCGCAACAGGCTTTGATTGAAACGGGCGGTGCAGCGAGGGCCCCGGCGGAGCCGTGGACCGTGCTGGCGGCCGCTGCAAGCAGCGTCGCGCGCGTCGAGCTGCGGCGCTACGAGCTGCCGAGTCCCAATGAGATGTGGGAGTTGGACGATGCGCCTATCCTGTCCTTCGTTATGCCGCGCGCGGAAGGGACGCAGGGCGAGATCATGTTCGACCTGGGCGACCGGCGGCGGCACAAGGTCGGTCGCTTGCTCTTGCGGCCGGGTGGCATCGCCATGCATTCGCGCGGCGACGGCGGGATGCTGGACATATTGGCCTGCCGCTTTGATCCGGTGCGTTTCGCGGCGGTTACGGGTCTGGCTGAATGGGACTCCCGGCGGTTGAGCCACTGCGCTTCGATCCATTCACCTATCTTGATGACACTGGCCGAGCGGTTGAAACAGGAGACGGTTGCGCCGGGCTTCGGATCGGAAATGGCGGTCGAGGCGCTAGTGCAGTTGATGATGGTGGAAGTGGCGCGGCTGTTCCGGCGGAAGCCGGTGCATGAGGCGGGGCAGGGTGGTCTTGCACCCTGGCAGCTGGCGCGGATCGAGGAAGCGTTACGCTCAAGCGACGGGGAATGGCCAACGACGCAGGTGCTGGCGAGCCTGTGCGGGATCAGCCGGTCGCATCTGTCGCGCAGTTTCGCAGCGACGGCAGGGGCGGCGCTGTCCGATTATGCCGCGGCAATACGGATTGAACGTGCGCAGGACATGATTCGAGGCGGTGCCTTGCCGATGAACCGGATAGCTGAGACGCTTGGCTTTGCGACGGCGAGCGCGTTCAGCGCCGCGTTCCGGCGCGCGACAGGGATGACACCGCGCGCGTTTCGGCGGGGGTTTCATTAG
- a CDS encoding SDR family oxidoreductase codes for MSRTIVVTGAASGIGAATRDRLKHGGHHVIGVDLRNSDIDADLGTAAGRDHMVAEISRLAPEGIDGVLAGAGISAQDRDAQTIAINYFGAVATLEGLRPLLAKSPRPRAVAICSTAAMLPNNPKVVELCLAGDEGGALDAMNAEPGNAYATSKNALSRWVRRAAATPEWGGADILLNGIGPGVVKTPMTEPLFGEPEMMKLIAQSNPIAVKDYAPPEEIAELIDFLLGMENQYLLGQIIFIDGGSDAILRPQQV; via the coding sequence ATGAGCAGGACCATTGTCGTGACCGGCGCAGCATCAGGCATCGGCGCTGCGACCCGGGACAGGCTGAAGCACGGCGGCCACCATGTCATCGGTGTGGATCTGCGCAATTCGGATATCGATGCGGATCTCGGCACGGCGGCTGGCCGCGACCATATGGTGGCGGAAATATCCCGTCTTGCGCCCGAAGGCATCGATGGCGTGCTCGCAGGTGCCGGCATCTCCGCCCAGGATCGGGATGCTCAGACCATCGCCATCAACTATTTTGGCGCAGTCGCCACGCTGGAGGGATTGCGCCCGCTGCTCGCCAAGTCTCCGCGTCCGCGTGCTGTCGCCATCTGCTCCACCGCCGCCATGCTGCCCAACAATCCAAAGGTTGTGGAACTCTGCCTTGCCGGGGATGAGGGGGGCGCACTGGACGCCATGAATGCAGAGCCGGGCAACGCCTATGCGACGTCCAAAAATGCGCTGTCACGATGGGTGCGCCGCGCCGCCGCTACCCCCGAATGGGGCGGCGCGGATATCCTGCTGAACGGCATCGGCCCCGGCGTGGTGAAGACCCCGATGACCGAGCCCCTGTTCGGCGAGCCCGAAATGATGAAGCTCATCGCCCAGAGCAATCCGATAGCGGTCAAGGACTATGCGCCGCCAGAGGAAATCGCCGAACTGATCGACTTCCTCCTCGGTATGGAAAACCAGTATCTGCTCGGCCAGATCATCTTCATCGACGGCGGCAGCGACGCGATCCTGCGACCGCAACAGGTCTGA
- a CDS encoding SDR family NAD(P)-dependent oxidoreductase yields MRLEGKIALVTGAASGIGLAVAKRFAAEGAKLVIGDRNAAGVEDAARGIGQGVTALALDVADEASCQAMVDRAISLHGGVDILCNIAGVLDFGRFADVDRTRWDRVISVNLTGVYQMCRAVMPQLIERRGNIVNMASAAGLVGVPYNSVYTASKHGVVGLTRALALEFSKEGVRVNAVCPGGVDTPMLHEAPPENIDWQMVMRSASWLDSGAMATPDDIADAVTFLASSEARRITGAAFTVDGGQTAG; encoded by the coding sequence GTGCGGCTTGAAGGTAAGATCGCCCTTGTGACTGGCGCAGCGTCGGGAATCGGCTTGGCCGTGGCAAAGCGGTTCGCGGCCGAGGGCGCAAAGCTCGTTATTGGCGACCGCAATGCCGCGGGGGTGGAAGACGCCGCTCGGGGAATCGGCCAGGGCGTCACCGCGTTGGCGCTCGACGTCGCTGACGAAGCTTCCTGCCAGGCCATGGTCGATCGCGCGATCAGCCTGCATGGCGGCGTCGATATTCTTTGCAACATCGCGGGCGTTCTCGATTTCGGCCGTTTCGCCGATGTGGATCGGACGCGCTGGGACCGGGTCATTTCGGTCAATCTCACCGGCGTCTATCAAATGTGCCGGGCCGTCATGCCCCAGTTGATCGAACGCCGCGGCAATATCGTCAACATGGCGTCGGCTGCTGGCCTTGTCGGCGTTCCTTATAACTCGGTCTATACCGCCTCCAAACATGGCGTCGTCGGCCTGACCAGGGCGCTCGCGCTTGAGTTTTCGAAGGAAGGCGTACGCGTGAACGCTGTGTGCCCCGGCGGCGTCGATACGCCGATGCTGCATGAGGCGCCCCCGGAAAACATCGATTGGCAGATGGTCATGCGCTCGGCATCCTGGCTCGACAGCGGCGCCATGGCGACGCCCGATGATATCGCCGATGCGGTGACTTTCCTGGCATCTTCCGAAGCCCGCCGGATTACGGGAGCCGCTTTCACCGTCGATGGCGGACAGACGGCCGGCTGA
- a CDS encoding TetR/AcrR family transcriptional regulator, whose protein sequence is MQSSEAEKIDAGTKRRVGRPNAREAELKHEAMLEAALEEFSRHGFHGASVRAIAERAGVSTRTLYNRYPDKVALFESCLEMSAIKHHFPAGGTGTLHQQLVSYALHMNGRLNHDRQVRLARVIFRECTSFPQLEMVSRRQFERFQLEPVQTILAAHGFSAEQARELASFYVTLLFRRWQDRVIYNERAMTTAQIKANAETVTRLFLNGAYAMLNGS, encoded by the coding sequence ATGCAGAGCAGTGAGGCAGAGAAGATTGATGCGGGAACAAAGCGCCGGGTCGGCAGGCCCAATGCGCGGGAAGCTGAACTGAAGCATGAGGCGATGTTGGAAGCGGCGCTGGAGGAATTTTCCCGGCACGGTTTTCATGGAGCATCGGTCCGCGCAATCGCGGAACGGGCGGGCGTATCGACGCGCACCTTGTATAATCGCTACCCTGACAAGGTCGCACTGTTCGAATCCTGCTTGGAAATGTCGGCAATCAAGCATCATTTCCCCGCTGGGGGGACAGGGACATTGCACCAGCAGTTGGTCAGTTATGCCCTTCATATGAACGGGCGGCTGAATCATGATCGCCAGGTCCGGCTTGCCCGCGTCATCTTTCGCGAGTGCACCAGCTTTCCCCAATTGGAAATGGTGTCGCGGCGGCAGTTCGAACGCTTTCAGTTGGAGCCCGTGCAGACGATATTGGCAGCCCACGGGTTCAGCGCGGAGCAGGCACGGGAACTGGCGAGCTTCTACGTTACGTTGCTGTTCCGGCGGTGGCAGGACCGGGTCATCTATAATGAGCGCGCTATGACTACCGCCCAGATCAAGGCCAACGCCGAAACCGTCACCCGTCTGTTCCTGAACGGTGCGTACGCGATGTTGAACGGGAGCTAG
- a CDS encoding N-acyl-D-amino-acid deacylase family protein, whose product MTDMLIRGGTVVDGTGAPGYAADVRVAGAKITEIGTGLTAAAGEEVVDASGCYVTPGFIESHTHYDATMWWQPDLDPLPGNGATTVILGNCGFSAAPLSKEKAAQLEMIKIFSFFEDIPLKPFLQHVPWDWEKWSEYKASMARNISLPANYSAFVGHIALRLAAMGIEAWDRAATAEEVARMAELLDDALAAGALGMSDNLHDHDGDDRAIPTLLADDAEFEALFAVMERYPGTTYQVIIDTFMRKTGPESLERLGRLLKGRAIRIQVAGAVPTLEFQKDILPRLQDTMAKLKAEGVDIWPGYAHVSPTSTLSLVKSLIFAQSNDYVWHEVVLAETHQDKARLLADPDWRARARESWDTKAWPHSPMNNPQDLYLLDSENGAGPVGGTLKEFADARGLHRSDAMAQWILENGTKSTVHMAPFPKDEDLTIQLMLDPKTVGNISDAGAHLQMLCGGGENILLFSKYVREGLLTLEQAIHVKTGKLANFFGLHDTGEIKVGRRADITVFNLDEVEYRNMEKRFDVPDGDGGTTWRFTRPAAPMRLTLVNGVKTFDGQSYTGARPGEYLAPTAAVNDALASLEAAE is encoded by the coding sequence ATGACGGACATGCTGATCCGCGGCGGCACGGTGGTCGATGGCACGGGCGCGCCCGGCTACGCCGCCGACGTACGCGTGGCAGGAGCCAAGATCACCGAAATCGGCACGGGGCTGACTGCTGCCGCCGGTGAGGAGGTGGTGGACGCCAGTGGTTGCTATGTGACCCCCGGTTTCATTGAAAGCCACACCCATTATGATGCGACCATGTGGTGGCAGCCGGACCTCGATCCACTGCCCGGCAATGGCGCGACCACGGTGATCCTGGGCAATTGCGGTTTTTCCGCAGCGCCGCTTTCGAAGGAAAAGGCCGCGCAACTGGAGATGATCAAGATCTTCTCCTTCTTCGAGGATATCCCCCTGAAGCCCTTCCTCCAGCATGTCCCGTGGGACTGGGAGAAATGGTCGGAGTATAAGGCGTCGATGGCGCGCAACATCAGCCTGCCCGCCAACTATTCCGCCTTTGTCGGCCATATCGCCCTCCGTCTCGCTGCCATGGGGATAGAGGCTTGGGATCGCGCCGCGACAGCGGAAGAGGTCGCTCGCATGGCCGAATTGCTGGACGATGCGCTGGCGGCGGGCGCGCTTGGCATGTCCGACAATCTGCACGACCATGATGGTGATGATCGCGCCATCCCGACCCTGCTGGCGGACGATGCCGAGTTCGAGGCGCTGTTCGCGGTGATGGAGCGCTACCCCGGCACGACCTATCAGGTGATCATCGACACCTTCATGCGCAAGACAGGTCCCGAAAGCCTTGAACGGCTAGGCCGCCTGCTCAAGGGTCGCGCGATCCGCATCCAGGTCGCGGGCGCCGTGCCGACGCTGGAGTTCCAGAAGGACATTCTGCCCCGGCTTCAGGACACGATGGCGAAGCTGAAGGCGGAAGGCGTCGATATCTGGCCCGGTTACGCGCATGTCTCGCCCACCAGCACGCTGAGCCTCGTCAAGTCGCTGATCTTCGCCCAGTCCAACGATTATGTCTGGCATGAGGTTGTGCTGGCTGAAACGCATCAGGATAAGGCGCGGCTGCTTGCCGATCCGGATTGGCGCGCGCGGGCGCGGGAAAGCTGGGATACGAAGGCTTGGCCTCATTCGCCGATGAACAACCCGCAGGACCTTTATCTGCTGGACAGCGAGAATGGCGCGGGTCCCGTGGGCGGCACGCTCAAGGAATTTGCCGACGCGCGTGGGCTGCATCGGTCGGACGCGATGGCGCAGTGGATCTTGGAGAATGGCACCAAGTCCACCGTGCATATGGCGCCCTTCCCCAAGGATGAGGACCTGACGATCCAGCTGATGCTGGATCCCAAGACAGTCGGCAATATTTCCGACGCGGGCGCGCATCTGCAGATGCTGTGCGGCGGGGGCGAGAATATCCTGCTTTTCAGCAAATATGTGCGCGAGGGCTTGTTGACCCTGGAGCAAGCGATCCATGTGAAGACAGGTAAGCTCGCCAACTTCTTCGGCTTGCACGATACGGGCGAGATCAAGGTCGGCCGCCGCGCCGATATCACGGTCTTCAACCTTGACGAGGTCGAATATCGCAACATGGAGAAGCGCTTCGATGTGCCCGATGGCGACGGCGGCACCACATGGCGCTTTACCCGCCCGGCCGCGCCCATGCGGCTGACGCTGGTGAACGGGGTCAAGACCTTCGACGGCCAGAGCTATACCGGCGCGCGGCCTGGCGAATATCTCGCGCCGACGGCCGCAGTGAACGACGCGCTGGCGTCCCTGGAAGCGGCGGAATAA